Proteins from a genomic interval of Streptomyces sp. SID8374:
- a CDS encoding HAMP domain-containing sensor histidine kinase codes for MTRPGSGMRPFSIKAKLGTLVVVSVFITTGLLIVALRTRTEFQFITVFSVIATLLITQFVAHGLTAPLDEMRAVARSISHGDYTRRVSGAGRRDELGDLAQTINRMADDLEAEDRHRKELVANVSHELRTPIAALRAVLENVVDGVSAADPETMRTALKQTERLGRLVETLLDLSRLDNGVVTLKARRFEVWPYLSGVLKEANLAASQRHLSSGSGNHSRTDVHLHLDVSPPELTAHADAERLHQVVANLIDNAVKHSPPHGRVTVLARRGAYPESLELEVVDEGPGIPEAERYRVFERFNRGQAPSPHGPGSDGGTGLGLAIARWAVDLHGGRIGVAESARGCRIQVTLPGLAERRG; via the coding sequence ATGACCCGGCCGGGGTCGGGGATGCGGCCCTTCTCCATCAAGGCCAAGCTGGGCACGCTCGTCGTGGTCTCGGTGTTCATCACGACGGGTCTGCTGATCGTGGCCTTGCGGACCCGGACCGAGTTCCAGTTCATCACCGTGTTCTCGGTGATCGCGACGCTGCTGATCACCCAGTTCGTGGCGCACGGCCTGACCGCGCCGCTGGACGAGATGCGGGCGGTGGCCCGGTCGATCTCGCACGGCGACTACACGCGCCGGGTGAGCGGCGCCGGGCGGCGGGACGAGCTGGGCGACCTGGCCCAGACGATCAACCGCATGGCGGACGACCTGGAGGCGGAGGACCGGCACCGCAAGGAGCTGGTCGCCAATGTCAGCCATGAGCTGCGCACCCCCATCGCGGCGCTGCGGGCCGTGCTGGAGAACGTGGTGGACGGGGTCTCGGCCGCCGATCCCGAGACGATGCGTACGGCGCTGAAGCAGACGGAGCGGCTGGGCCGGCTGGTGGAGACGCTGCTGGACCTGTCCCGGCTGGACAACGGGGTGGTGACGCTGAAGGCGCGCCGCTTCGAGGTGTGGCCGTACCTTTCGGGCGTACTGAAAGAAGCCAATCTCGCCGCGTCCCAGCGCCACCTGTCGTCGGGTTCGGGCAACCACTCCCGTACGGATGTCCATCTGCATCTGGACGTCTCGCCGCCGGAGCTCACCGCGCACGCGGACGCGGAGCGGCTGCACCAGGTGGTGGCCAATCTCATCGACAACGCGGTCAAGCACAGCCCGCCGCACGGCCGGGTGACGGTCCTGGCCCGGCGCGGGGCCTACCCGGAGTCGCTGGAGCTGGAGGTCGTCGACGAGGGCCCCGGCATCCCGGAGGCTGAGCGCTACCGGGTCTTCGAGCGGTTCAACCGGGGCCAGGCCCCCTCACCGCACGGTCCGGGCAGCGACGGCGGTACGGGACTGGGCCTGGCGATCGCCCGCTGGGCCGTCGATCTGCACGGCGGCCGGATCGGTGTGGCCGAATCCGCTCGGGGCTGCCGCATCCAGGTCACACTTCCGGGGCTGGCCGAGCGACGCGGTTGA
- a CDS encoding response regulator transcription factor, producing MEQTHTTHNGVAATPGAQRRVLVVEDDATIVDAIAARLRAEGFLVQTALDGPAAVDAAEAWQPDLMVLDIMLPGFDGLEVCRRVQAQRPVPVLMLTARDDETDMLVGLGVGADDYMTKPFSMRELAARVHVLLRRVERAALAAVTPRSGILRLGELEIDHAQRRVRVRAEDVHLTPTEFDLLVCLANTPRAVLSREQLLAEVWDWADASGTRTVDSHIKALRRKIGAERIRTVHGVGYALETPAP from the coding sequence ATGGAACAGACACACACCACCCACAACGGCGTCGCGGCCACCCCAGGGGCTCAACGCCGGGTGCTGGTGGTCGAGGACGACGCCACGATCGTCGACGCCATTGCCGCCCGGCTGCGGGCGGAGGGCTTCCTGGTGCAGACCGCACTGGACGGGCCCGCGGCCGTGGACGCGGCCGAGGCGTGGCAGCCCGATCTGATGGTGCTGGACATCATGCTCCCCGGCTTCGACGGCCTGGAGGTCTGCCGCCGGGTGCAGGCGCAGCGCCCGGTGCCGGTGCTGATGCTGACCGCGCGCGACGACGAGACCGACATGCTGGTCGGGCTCGGGGTCGGCGCCGACGACTACATGACCAAGCCGTTCTCCATGCGGGAGCTGGCCGCCCGGGTGCACGTCCTGCTGCGCCGGGTGGAGCGGGCCGCGCTGGCCGCCGTCACGCCGCGGAGCGGGATACTGCGCCTCGGCGAGCTGGAGATCGACCACGCGCAGCGCCGGGTCCGGGTCCGCGCCGAGGATGTCCACCTCACGCCGACCGAGTTCGACCTGCTGGTCTGCCTGGCCAACACCCCGCGCGCGGTGCTCTCCCGTGAGCAGCTGCTGGCCGAGGTCTGGGACTGGGCGGACGCCTCCGGGACCCGTACGGTCGACAGCCACATCAAGGCGCTGCGCCGCAAGATCGGCGCCGAGCGGATCCGTACGGTGCACGGCGTGGGGTACGCCCTGGAGACCCCGGCCCCATGA
- a CDS encoding spermidine synthase, translating into MEPDTTQTYTRTALPPAPVTLDRREGPFGEVVLRERGEHFEIIANGCFLMDTSDGRSERLLIDAALGALPAGRTGPSVLIGGLGVGFSLVRAAEEEQWGRIVVVEREQAIVDWHREGPLDRISGAALADGRIEVLHTDLVAHLRTATERYDALCLDIDNGPDWTVTEDNGSLYSPTGLAHCHDRLTPGGVLAVWSAQPSPAFEQALRNAGFTRVRTEEVAVARGVPDVVHLASRSL; encoded by the coding sequence ATGGAGCCCGACACCACCCAGACCTACACCCGCACGGCCCTTCCCCCCGCCCCCGTCACCCTGGACCGCCGGGAAGGCCCCTTCGGCGAGGTCGTCCTGCGGGAGCGCGGGGAGCACTTCGAGATCATCGCCAACGGCTGCTTCCTGATGGACACCTCCGACGGGCGCTCCGAGCGACTGCTCATCGACGCCGCCCTGGGCGCCCTGCCCGCCGGGCGCACCGGCCCCTCCGTGCTGATCGGCGGGCTCGGCGTCGGCTTCTCGCTGGTGCGGGCCGCCGAGGAGGAGCAGTGGGGGCGGATCGTGGTCGTGGAGCGGGAGCAGGCCATCGTCGACTGGCACCGGGAAGGGCCGCTGGACCGGATCTCGGGGGCGGCGCTGGCCGACGGGCGGATCGAGGTGCTCCACACGGATCTGGTCGCCCACCTCCGTACCGCCACGGAGCGTTACGACGCACTCTGCCTGGACATCGACAACGGGCCCGACTGGACCGTCACGGAGGACAACGGGAGCCTCTACTCCCCCACCGGGCTGGCCCACTGCCACGACCGGCTGACCCCGGGCGGCGTGCTCGCCGTCTGGTCCGCGCAGCCGTCGCCGGCCTTCGAACAGGCGTTGCGGAATGCCGGGTTCACCAGGGTTAGGACCGAAGAAGTGGCTGTTGCCCGAGGTGTGCCGGACGTGGTCCATCTCGCATCGAGGAGCCTCTGA
- the lon gene encoding endopeptidase La: MTNESKAFTPIDLPVLPLDDEVVLPGMVVPLDLSDTEVRAAVEAAQAAARPGGGKPEVLLVPRIDGTYTGTGVLGTVEQVGRLSDGDPGALIRARDRVRIGAGTSGPGRALWVEGTVLDIVVPDPLPGSAAELVKEYKALATSWLKKRGAWQVVDRVQQIDDISALADNSGYSPFLTTAQKVQLLETVDPIARLKLAIQWLSEHLAEQDVAESIAKDVQEGVDKQQREFLLRRQLDAVRKELSELNGDPEDESDDYRARVEAADLPEHVRTAALKEVEKLERSSDQSPEGSWIRTWLDTVLELPWNERTEDSYDIRGAQDVLDAEHAGLADVKERITEYLAVRKRRADRGLGVVGGRRGGAVLALVGPPGVGKTSLGESVAHAMGRKFVRVALGGVRDEAEIRGHRRTYVGALPGRIVRAIKEAGSMNPVVLLDEIDKVGSDFRGDPAAALLEVLDPAQNHTFRDHYLEVELDLSDVVFLATANVLEAIPEALLDRMELVRLDGYTEDEKVVIARDHLLPRQLERAGLEKDEVALEESALRKLAGEYTREAGVRNLERAVARLLRKVAAQHELGDRELPFTVTDADLRGLIGRPHHVPESAQDPAERRTAVPGVATGLAVTGAGGDVLFVEASLADPETGASGLTLTGQLGDVMKESAQIALSFLRSHGAELELPVADLKDRGVHIHFPAGAVPKDGPSAGITLTTALASLLSGRLVRTDVAMTGEVSLTGRVLPIGGLKQKLLAAHRAGITTVVIPQRNEADLDDVPAEVLEKLDVHPVTDVRQVLEIALSPASARAEERIPAAA, encoded by the coding sequence ATGACTAACGAGTCCAAGGCGTTCACACCGATCGACCTGCCCGTGCTGCCACTCGACGACGAGGTCGTCCTGCCCGGCATGGTGGTGCCGCTGGACCTGTCCGACACCGAGGTGCGCGCCGCCGTCGAGGCCGCGCAGGCCGCTGCCCGTCCCGGCGGCGGCAAGCCCGAGGTGCTGCTGGTCCCGCGGATCGACGGGACGTACACGGGGACCGGTGTCCTCGGGACCGTCGAGCAGGTCGGACGCCTGTCGGACGGCGACCCGGGGGCGCTCATCCGGGCGCGTGACCGGGTCCGTATCGGGGCCGGGACCAGCGGTCCGGGGCGGGCGCTCTGGGTCGAGGGGACCGTTCTCGACATTGTCGTGCCCGATCCGCTGCCCGGTTCGGCCGCCGAGCTGGTCAAGGAGTACAAGGCGCTCGCCACCAGCTGGCTGAAGAAGCGCGGCGCCTGGCAGGTCGTGGACCGGGTCCAGCAGATCGACGACATCTCCGCGCTCGCCGACAACTCGGGATACTCGCCGTTCCTCACCACCGCGCAGAAGGTCCAGCTCCTGGAGACCGTGGACCCGATCGCGCGCCTCAAGCTCGCCATCCAGTGGCTGAGCGAGCACCTCGCCGAGCAGGATGTCGCCGAGTCCATCGCCAAGGACGTCCAGGAGGGCGTGGACAAGCAGCAGCGCGAGTTCCTGCTGCGCCGCCAGCTGGACGCCGTACGCAAGGAGCTCTCCGAGCTCAACGGCGACCCGGAGGACGAGTCCGACGACTACCGGGCCCGCGTCGAGGCCGCCGACCTGCCCGAGCACGTCCGTACGGCCGCGCTCAAGGAGGTCGAGAAGCTGGAGCGGTCCAGCGACCAGTCTCCTGAGGGGTCGTGGATCCGCACCTGGCTGGACACCGTCCTCGAACTTCCGTGGAACGAACGCACCGAAGACTCCTACGACATCCGTGGCGCCCAGGACGTCCTGGACGCCGAGCACGCCGGTCTCGCCGATGTGAAGGAGCGGATCACCGAGTACCTCGCGGTACGCAAGCGGCGTGCCGACCGGGGGCTGGGTGTCGTGGGCGGGCGCCGTGGCGGTGCCGTGCTGGCCCTCGTCGGGCCGCCCGGCGTCGGCAAGACCTCGCTCGGGGAGTCCGTCGCGCACGCCATGGGGCGTAAGTTCGTCCGCGTCGCGCTCGGCGGTGTCCGGGACGAGGCGGAGATCCGGGGCCACCGGCGTACGTACGTGGGTGCCCTCCCCGGACGCATCGTGCGGGCCATCAAGGAGGCCGGTTCCATGAACCCGGTCGTCCTCCTCGACGAGATCGACAAGGTCGGCTCCGACTTCCGGGGCGACCCGGCCGCCGCCCTCCTCGAAGTCCTCGACCCCGCGCAGAACCACACGTTCCGCGACCACTACCTGGAGGTCGAACTCGACCTCAGCGACGTCGTCTTCCTCGCCACCGCCAACGTCCTCGAAGCCATCCCCGAGGCCCTGCTGGACCGCATGGAGCTGGTCAGGCTGGACGGGTACACCGAGGACGAGAAGGTCGTCATCGCCCGCGACCACCTGCTCCCGCGCCAGCTGGAACGAGCGGGTCTGGAGAAGGACGAGGTCGCCCTGGAGGAGTCGGCGCTGCGCAAGCTGGCCGGCGAGTACACCCGCGAGGCGGGCGTACGGAATCTGGAGCGGGCCGTCGCCCGGCTGCTCCGCAAGGTCGCGGCCCAGCACGAACTGGGCGACCGCGAGCTGCCGTTCACGGTGACCGACGCCGACCTGCGCGGCCTGATCGGGCGCCCGCACCACGTGCCCGAGTCCGCCCAGGACCCGGCCGAGCGCCGCACCGCCGTGCCGGGCGTGGCCACCGGGCTCGCGGTGACCGGCGCAGGCGGTGACGTGCTCTTCGTCGAGGCGTCGCTCGCCGACCCGGAGACCGGGGCGTCCGGACTGACCCTGACCGGTCAGCTCGGCGACGTCATGAAGGAGTCCGCCCAGATCGCGCTGAGCTTCCTGCGGTCGCACGGCGCGGAGCTGGAGCTTCCGGTCGCCGACCTCAAGGACCGGGGCGTGCACATCCACTTCCCGGCGGGCGCGGTCCCCAAGGACGGCCCGAGCGCGGGCATCACGCTCACGACCGCGCTGGCCTCGCTGCTCTCCGGACGGCTGGTCCGTACGGATGTGGCGATGACCGGTGAGGTGTCGCTGACCGGCCGGGTGCTCCCGATCGGCGGCCTGAAGCAGAAGCTGCTGGCGGCCCACCGCGCGGGCATCACCACCGTGGTGATCCCCCAGCGCAACGAGGCCGACCTGGACGACGTCCCGGCCGAGGTGCTGGAGAAGCTGGACGTCCACCCGGTCACCGACGTCCGCCAGGTGCTGGAGATCGCCCTCTCCCCGGCTTCGGCCAGGGCCGAGGAAAGGATCCCGGCCGCGGCCTGA
- a CDS encoding polysaccharide deacetylase family protein has product MPKKTGLLGGGLAAALVATLTLALGGCSMETTAPGSARQDAAADAKGAFGRADCRKAKCIALTFDAGPGKDTPELLDILRERKVHATFFLLGKHHVVKHPDTVRRIQDEGHEVANHTWTHKILTDQEPDAIRAELEKTQVAIEKITGKRPRLMRPPQGRTDDTVSEISKELGLSQVLWNATAKDYSTDDSALITKRILDQAAKDGVILLHDIYPGTVPAVPGIVDALQKDGYTFVTVPELMAPAEPVPGTIYRP; this is encoded by the coding sequence GTGCCCAAGAAGACAGGCCTGCTCGGCGGTGGGTTGGCCGCCGCCCTGGTGGCGACGCTCACACTGGCGCTCGGCGGCTGCTCCATGGAGACGACGGCGCCGGGTTCGGCGCGGCAGGACGCGGCCGCCGACGCCAAGGGCGCCTTCGGGCGGGCGGACTGCCGGAAGGCGAAGTGCATCGCCCTCACCTTCGACGCCGGGCCGGGCAAGGACACCCCGGAGCTGCTGGACATCCTGAGGGAGAGGAAGGTCCACGCGACCTTCTTCCTGCTGGGCAAGCACCATGTCGTCAAGCACCCGGACACCGTGCGGCGCATCCAGGACGAGGGGCACGAGGTCGCCAACCACACCTGGACGCACAAGATCCTGACCGACCAGGAGCCGGACGCGATACGGGCCGAGCTGGAGAAGACCCAGGTGGCGATCGAGAAGATCACCGGGAAGAGGCCCCGGCTGATGCGTCCGCCGCAGGGCCGCACCGACGACACGGTCTCGGAGATCAGCAAGGAGCTGGGGCTCTCCCAGGTGCTGTGGAACGCCACCGCCAAGGACTACTCGACCGACGACTCCGCGCTGATCACGAAGCGGATCCTGGACCAGGCGGCCAAGGACGGCGTCATCCTGCTCCACGACATCTACCCGGGCACCGTGCCCGCCGTGCCCGGGATCGTCGACGCGCTCCAGAAGGACGGCTACACCTTCGTGACCGTCCCGGAGCTGATGGCCCCCGCCGAGCCGGTGCCGGGCACGATCTACCGCCCCTGA
- a CDS encoding lysozyme gives MPTPLHRHRPAPSHHLRRSRFAAPWILLAALALPLALPGAATAADAADSPPARGTARMGQGVIPHDGQGGLPRDPRAVQTEGVDVSSHQGDVAWQTLWNSGVKWAYVKATEGTYYKNNYFAQQYNGSYSVGMIRGAYHFATPNTASGAAQAHYFVDNGGGWSRDGRTLPGVLDIEWNPYGAQCYGLSQAAMVNWIRDFTNTYRARTGRDAVIYTATSWWKDCTGNNAGFGATNPLWVARYNTTVGELPAGWPVHTMWQYTSTGPTVGDHNRFNGALDRVQALANG, from the coding sequence ATGCCCACGCCACTGCACCGCCACAGACCCGCCCCCTCCCACCACTTACGCCGCTCGCGCTTCGCCGCACCGTGGATCCTTCTGGCCGCCCTCGCCCTCCCCCTCGCCCTCCCGGGCGCCGCCACCGCGGCCGACGCCGCCGACTCCCCTCCGGCCCGCGGCACCGCCAGGATGGGCCAGGGCGTCATCCCGCACGACGGCCAGGGAGGGCTGCCCCGCGATCCCCGGGCCGTCCAGACCGAGGGCGTGGACGTCAGCAGCCACCAGGGCGACGTGGCCTGGCAGACCCTGTGGAACAGCGGAGTGAAGTGGGCCTACGTGAAGGCCACCGAGGGGACGTACTACAAGAACAACTACTTCGCGCAGCAGTACAACGGCTCGTACAGCGTCGGCATGATCCGCGGCGCGTACCACTTCGCCACCCCCAACACGGCGAGCGGCGCCGCGCAGGCGCACTACTTCGTGGACAACGGCGGCGGCTGGTCGCGGGACGGCAGGACCCTGCCGGGCGTTCTCGACATCGAGTGGAACCCGTACGGCGCCCAGTGCTACGGGCTCAGCCAGGCCGCGATGGTCAACTGGATCCGGGACTTCACGAACACCTACCGGGCGCGCACCGGCCGGGACGCGGTCATCTACACCGCGACCAGCTGGTGGAAGGACTGCACCGGCAACAACGCGGGCTTCGGCGCCACCAACCCGCTCTGGGTGGCCCGGTACAACACGACGGTCGGCGAGCTGCCGGCGGGCTGGCCCGTCCACACGATGTGGCAGTACACCTCGACCGGCCCCACGGTCGGCGACCACAACCGCTTCAACGGCGCCCTCGACCGCGTACAGGCACTCGCCAACGGCTGA
- a CDS encoding MarR family transcriptional regulator, producing MQGSESEPEPAATAGTGVDHEFLALERELAVFLRRARASSGEMAREVHPELEPAAYGLLVRLESAGQQRATELAAYFGVGKATMSRQLRALEDLGLVHREPDPADGRAWLVRLTDEGLARFRSVRDARRGQYVRKLADWDRAEVAELARLLHQLNARAEE from the coding sequence GTGCAAGGGAGCGAGAGCGAGCCGGAACCGGCCGCCACCGCCGGGACCGGTGTGGACCACGAATTCCTGGCGCTGGAGCGCGAGCTGGCGGTCTTCCTGCGCCGGGCACGGGCCAGCTCGGGGGAGATGGCCCGCGAGGTCCACCCCGAACTGGAGCCCGCCGCCTACGGCTTGCTCGTCCGCCTGGAGTCGGCCGGCCAACAGCGGGCCACCGAGCTGGCGGCGTACTTCGGCGTCGGCAAGGCCACCATGAGCCGCCAGCTCCGCGCCCTGGAGGACCTCGGGCTGGTCCACCGCGAACCCGACCCGGCGGACGGCCGCGCCTGGCTCGTCCGGCTCACCGACGAGGGCCTCGCCCGCTTCCGCAGCGTCCGCGACGCCCGGCGCGGGCAGTACGTCCGCAAACTGGCGGACTGGGACCGGGCCGAAGTGGCGGAACTGGCCCGGCTGCTGCACCAGCTCAACGCCCGCGCGGAGGAGTGA
- a CDS encoding protein phosphatase 2C domain-containing protein, whose protein sequence is MRLELVTVPGDPERPNEDWASAALPASGQGGALVVLDGVTPPEGDNGCVHSVPWFTARLGGALVELSGSRRDMDLAEILSASIRRTADAHRATCDLSHVRTPQATVALARWGERAIEYLVLSDAVLLLEGPDGAVRAVLDDRLDRLPPGSLVSAEAVDGRLRNKEGGFFTAAADPAVAARAVTGSVPVAEVRSLVALTDGASRWTERFHEGDWTALLALVRKAGPQGLVDRVRELEEADAAAGRVRLRRSKTHDDATAVFAEL, encoded by the coding sequence ATGCGTCTCGAACTCGTCACCGTCCCCGGCGATCCCGAACGCCCCAACGAGGACTGGGCGTCGGCCGCTCTCCCCGCGTCCGGCCAGGGGGGAGCGCTGGTGGTGCTGGACGGTGTCACGCCGCCGGAGGGGGACAACGGTTGTGTGCACTCCGTCCCCTGGTTCACGGCCCGGCTGGGCGGCGCGCTGGTGGAACTGTCGGGTTCACGGCGAGATATGGACCTGGCCGAGATCCTGTCGGCGTCCATCAGGCGCACAGCCGACGCCCATCGGGCGACCTGTGACCTTTCTCACGTGCGTACGCCTCAGGCGACCGTGGCCCTGGCGCGTTGGGGCGAACGCGCGATCGAGTACCTGGTGCTCTCCGATGCGGTGCTCCTGCTGGAGGGGCCGGACGGCGCGGTCCGGGCGGTCCTCGACGACCGCCTCGACCGGCTGCCGCCGGGTTCGCTGGTCTCGGCGGAGGCCGTCGACGGCCGGCTGCGCAACAAGGAGGGCGGCTTCTTCACGGCGGCCGCCGACCCCGCGGTGGCCGCGCGGGCGGTGACCGGCAGCGTCCCGGTCGCCGAGGTCCGGTCGCTGGTCGCGCTGACGGACGGGGCGAGCCGGTGGACGGAGAGGTTCCACGAGGGCGACTGGACGGCGCTGCTGGCGCTGGTCCGCAAGGCGGGTCCCCAGGGGCTGGTCGACCGGGTACGGGAGCTGGAGGAAGCCGACGCGGCCGCCGGGCGCGTACGGCTGCGGCGCAGCAAGACGCACGACGACGCGACGGCGGTGTTCGCGGAGCTGTAG